In the Clostridia bacterium genome, GTGAAGTAGGTCTAGATGGGGGCTGACAAGTGCCGTTGCTACTTGAATTAGAAACTATAAGAAGAATTAGTCAATACTGACTATTGCAAATTCAATCCTGGGATGGTATTTTTTAACTGCACCGTATCTGATCCGCCCAATTGTCCTGGCGGACCAGTTAGCCCTGTTTTCCCACGGATGTTAACCCAAAATATGACTTCTTAAGCTCTAGCCCACACTCGATCAATAGCCTGTTTCTTGAATAATGTTTGAGCAAAGCCCAGATCAGTTGAGGTGATGAGGCGTGACTGCTCATTATTTGGCCGGTATCCTGTACAACTGGGGAGAGGTCAAGGGGATTCTTGGCCAACAACGGGAACAGTTTCTACGGGGCGAAGCCCACCAATCTAGCGTACTGCGGCCGGTCATTGGTGAATCATGGAAGCGCTGCCGCACTATGGGCATCAACCCGAATATGAATAAGGCTCCTCAAGTTGTTCCCTTAGCTTATTTGGGCGACTACCTGAAGGAAAAGCAAGAACTAGTTTCTGCTGCTTTGCCCCTCATGCACCTTCTGCATTCTTTCATTGAGGGATCGGGGTTTATGATAACCTTGGTGGATGCGGAGGGAATCATTCTCAGGGTTCTAGGCGATGCCGAGGGGTATGCCCTCATCGGCGAGCACGGGTTTTTGCCCGGAGCCAGCTGGACCGAAGAAGCAGTGGGCACCAACGCCATAGGCACTTGCTTGCGCCTGGATCAGCCGGTGCAGGTGTTCGCCACCGAGCATTTTTGTGCCGGGTGGCATGGGTATACTTGTTCAGCTGCACCCATCCATGATCGCAAAGGCAACATTGTGGGCGTCCTAGACTTGACCGGCTATGATTACCGGGTTCACCCTCACAACCTGGGGCTAGCCATTGCCACCGCCAGAGCTATCGAAACTCAGCTGGCCCGAACTATCGGCCCTGACCCGGGGCAGGAATTGACGGCTGCCATCGGCGCCATGGCCACCGGCCCGACCAAAATCTCAAGCCGCGACCCCGAGCTATTGCAGGCCATTCTGGAAGGACAGCCGCTAGGCCCGGCGCCGGCTTCCAGGCCAGCTCCCCGGGTGTTTGTGCCCAGTTCTCCGGCAGGGAATGCTGCCGCAAAGACTACTACCCGACCCGGGAGGTATACCTTTGCGGATATCATCGGCCAGGATCCGAACTTCTTAGATGCCGTCGGCTTGGCCAAAAGGGTGGCTGCTACCGATTCCACCGTGCTGTTACTTGGAGAATCCGGTACCGGCAAGGAACTCTTTGCCCAAGCCATCCACAACCAAAGCCACCGCCGTAGGGGCGCATTCGTAGCCCTAAACTGTGGGGCTATTCCCCGGGAATTGATCGCCAGCGAGCTTTTTGGCTATGTGGAGGGTGCTTTTACTGGAGCCAAACGAGGAGGCAGCCCGGGGAAATTTGAGCTGGCCAATGGCGGTACCCTCTTCCTAGATGAGATCGGCGAGCTTGGCCTGGAGATGCAGGTTGCCCTTCTCAGAGCTTTGCAGGAGCGCCAGATCACCCGGATAGGTGGCCTCTGGCCCTTACCCCTCGATATCCGCCTCATAGCTGCCACCAGCCGGAATCTAAGGGAGGAAGTAAGGGCGGGACGTTTCCGCCAGGACCTTTACTATCGGCTCAACGTCATCAGCATAACCCTGCCGCCGTTGCGCGAGCGCCCAGGCGACATTTTGCTTATTGCCCAATCCAAGCTTGCCCACTGGGCGGAGAAGCTGGGTCGAAAAGAGCTTAGATTAAGCCGCCCGGTGGAAGAGGTATTTCTGAATTACTCCTGGCCCGGAAACGTGCGCGAGCTGGAAAACGTGTTGGAACGGGCTAGTGTGATGGCGCCGGGCACGGTCATCGATCTTTCCCACTTGCCTCCAGAGCTGACG is a window encoding:
- a CDS encoding sigma-54-dependent Fis family transcriptional regulator, which codes for MTAHYLAGILYNWGEVKGILGQQREQFLRGEAHQSSVLRPVIGESWKRCRTMGINPNMNKAPQVVPLAYLGDYLKEKQELVSAALPLMHLLHSFIEGSGFMITLVDAEGIILRVLGDAEGYALIGEHGFLPGASWTEEAVGTNAIGTCLRLDQPVQVFATEHFCAGWHGYTCSAAPIHDRKGNIVGVLDLTGYDYRVHPHNLGLAIATARAIETQLARTIGPDPGQELTAAIGAMATGPTKISSRDPELLQAILEGQPLGPAPASRPAPRVFVPSSPAGNAAAKTTTRPGRYTFADIIGQDPNFLDAVGLAKRVAATDSTVLLLGESGTGKELFAQAIHNQSHRRRGAFVALNCGAIPRELIASELFGYVEGAFTGAKRGGSPGKFELANGGTLFLDEIGELGLEMQVALLRALQERQITRIGGLWPLPLDIRLIAATSRNLREEVRAGRFRQDLYYRLNVISITLPPLRERPGDILLIAQSKLAHWAEKLGRKELRLSRPVEEVFLNYSWPGNVRELENVLERASVMAPGTVIDLSHLPPELTAWGERGPASRAAARRVGKNMEQIREEAIWTALQKSGGNVSLAARCLGVSRATIYRQLKKWEAEGCCHA